A window of Diorhabda carinulata isolate Delta chromosome 7, icDioCari1.1, whole genome shotgun sequence contains these coding sequences:
- the LOC130896819 gene encoding protein artichoke-like, producing the protein MFINSTLGYILKMMFVSERTLLIVILLLYRIVNSSQSRCKYENEQFSCENIILQDFYKELFSEEWNFMLTTVSSIEISNSNLTIIEYLYKTSRLGNIENLAIKNSSVGIIYNSSFNDFEHLKILDLGFNKLRSVSFSESLPNTISHLLLNNNNITNVSLNFLRLPLLKYLDLSYNKIKNIEFGQINQLYDINLSNNEIISLESFQLIQHLVRLNLGSNRIDTFEENRMPIGIESLDLSYNNLSSISLLYGKKYLNLAGCKLDTFHAKIPISYLNLKRNKFHNLSNLTLSLKKNFNFNFVLSLDVSNSSIYEITENYFNDMQFEVLNLSLNRIEVIRENTFTNCGIFLLDLSESKIGLLQKYSFNNVFMNTLYMMRNNISTLDNFSYETEVFTINLSFNPIKFIKNNYFKNCKNLMRLILSQCHVHNIEPNSFTTTLKFLDLTFNKLNVLDENIFGWNIDEINLKGNAISRIKKGSFSNLYSLNRLNLSNLGIKYIESFAFTNLSKIREIYLDNNEINRINANLFTNTDKLIKIDFSDNPINEVKQFSNKLKLLDVTLTFNGDFESESISNFNIKKLIIKNSNITTLKTDSFRGLFGLSELYFNNSSIFSVETGALNDLINLIHLDAHNLFKNIKFIDKNILNDLKSLTKLNLSNTNLDYLHSYCFQGLNKLELLNLSRNRISVLKSDTFFGLIALRHLDLTKNQLSTLVSGVFNSLINLKKLYMENNNLKLLETNIFTSLRDLEILDVSKNKLKILQNGCFQGLDRLSELNLANNNIEHVDISLFKPLKYLKILNMNNNNLGLNGSSHNSLAINTLSSLIDLEILDLTYNFLSNLNTKFVFMSLRKLTHLYLDHNYLKFLDFDSLLKNSKRLVYVGVSYNLWNCTILANVVEILYSHNVNYYPNEPVFDADNIEGINCVDICRYLYCDTEFN; encoded by the coding sequence atgtttattaattctaCGCTAGGCTACatattaaaaatgatgtttGTGTCGGAAAGAACATTGTTAATagtaattttattactttatcgGATAGTTAATAGTTCGCAGTCACgttgtaaatatgaaaatgaacaGTTTTCTTGTGAAAATATCATATTACAAGATTTCTACAAAGAATTATTCAGCGAGGAATGGAATTTTATGTTAACTACAGTTTCGTCGATAGAAATCTCGAATTCTAACCTCACAATTATCGAATACTTGTATAAAACAAGTCGTTTGGGTAACATTGAAAATTTGGCGATTAAAAATAGCTCGGTGGGGATAATCTACAACTCATCTTTCAACGATTTCGAACATCTGAAGATACTCGATTTGGGTTTTAATAAATTGCGATCCGTAAGTTTTTCGGAAAGTCTACCTAACACTATAAGTCATCTTCTATTGAACAACAACAACATAACTAATGTTTCGTTGAATTTTCTACGTTTAcctttattgaaatatttagatttaagttataacaaaattaaaaacatcgaatttggacaaataaatcaattatacGATATTAATTTAAGCAACAACGAAATTATTTCATTGGAATCGTTCCAGTTAATTCAACATTTAGTTCGTTTAAATTTAGGTTCTAATAGAATTGACACATTCGAAGAAAATCGGATGCCAATAGGAATCGAATCGTTAGATTTAAGCTACAATAATTTAAGTTCAATAAGTTTATTGTAcgggaaaaaatatttgaatttagctGGATGTAAATTAGATACATTCCATGCTAAAATACCGATAAGTTACTtaaatttgaaacgaaataaGTTTCACAACTTATCTAATTTAACGTtaagtttgaagaaaaattttaattttaactttgtATTATCATTGGATGTATCTAATTCTTCGATTTACGAAATAaccgaaaattattttaacgatATGCAGTTTGAAGTACTCAATTTGAGTTTGAATAGAATCGAAGTTATTCGTGAAAATACTTTCACGAATTgcggtatttttttattagatttgtcCGAATCGAAAATCGGTTTACTACAAAAGTATAGTTTTAATAACGTttttatgaacacactgtatatgaTGCGAAATAATATATCCACTTTAGATAATTTTAGCTATGAAACCGAAgtttttactattaatttatcttttaatcctattaagtttattaaaaataattattttaaaaattgtaaaaatcttATGAGATTGATTTTGTCGCAATGTCATGTTCATAATATTGAACCGAATTCTTTTACTactacattgaaatttttagatctaacttttaataaattaaatgttttagacgaaaatatatttggttggaatattgatgaaataaatttgaaaggaAACGCGATTTCTAGGATAAAAAAAGGATCTTTTAGTAATTTGTATAGTCTCAATCgattaaatttatcaaatttaggaATTAAATATATAGAATCATTCGCGTTTacaaatttatccaaaattcgagaaatttatttagataataacgaaataaatagaataaacgCGAATTTATTCACGAATActgataaattgataaaaatcgatttttccgATAATCCGATTAACGAGGTTAAACAATTTTCgaataaactaaaattattagaTGTTACATTAACTTTTAACGGCGATTTCGAATCTGAATCTATAtcgaattttaatataaaaaaattgattataaaaaattcgaatataacaACTTTAAAAACCGATAGTTTTAGAGGTTTATTCGGTTTATCTGAGttatattttaacaattcttcaattttttcagtaGAAACTGGAGCTTTGAAtgatttaatcaatttaatacatttagacgcacataatttatttaaaaatatcaaatttatagataaaaatattttaaacgatTTAAAATCTTTAACGAAACTCAATTTATCTAATACAAATTTGGATTATTTACATTCTTATTGTTTCCAAGGGTTAAATAAActtgaattattaaatttaagtaGAAACCGTATCAGTGTTTTGAAATCCGATACTTTTTTCGGTCTAATCGCTTTACGACATttagatttaacaaaaaatcaattatcgaCTCTAGTTTCGGGTGTTTTCAATAGTTTAATTAACTTAAAAAAGTTATACATGGAGAATAATAACTTGAAACTAttagaaactaatatttttacgAGTTTACGAGATTTGGAAATCTTGGatgtttctaaaaacaaattaaaaattttacagaacGGTTGTTTCCAAGGATTAGATCGACTTTCAGAATTAAATTTAGCTAATAATAATATAGAACACGTCGATATAAGTTTGTTTAaacctttaaaatatttaaaaatattgaatatgaatAACAACAATCTTGGTTTGAATGGATCCTCTCATAATTCTTTGGCAATAAATACATTATCGAGTTTAATCGATCTAGAAATTTTAGATTTgacttataattttttgagtaatttaaatacaaaatttgtattcATGTCTTTGAGGAAACTAACTCATTTATATTTGGATCATAACTATTTGAAATTCTTAGATTTCGATAGCTTGTTAAAGAATTCGAAACGTCTCGTTTATGTTGGCGTATCTTATAATTTGTGGAATTGTACTATTTTGGCCAACGTCGTTGAAATTTTGTACAGTCACAACGTAAATTATTATCCTAATGAACCAGTTTTCGATGCTGATAACATTGAAGGAATAAATTGTGTCGATATTTGTAGATACTTATATTGTGATACAGAATTCAATTAG
- the LOC130896822 gene encoding G-protein-signaling modulator 2 isoform X4, whose translation MSSTSVDNVSGEAQEYDGSGNMCLELALEGERLCKAGDCKAGVAFFQAAIQAGTDDLRTLSAIYSQLGNAYFYLGDYGKAMQYHKHDLTLARTMGDKLGEAKSSGNLGNTLKVMGKFDEAVVCCKRHLELSRELEDKLSEGRALYNLGNVYHAKGKHIGRVGNKDPGDFPEDVKSCLLQAVTYYEENLALMQDLGDVAAQGRACGNLGNTFYLLGDFAQAIHYHEERLSIARQFGDKAAERRAHSNLGNSHIFMGQFEEAAHHYKRTLSLAQELCDPAIEAQACYSLGNTYTLLRNYDAAIEYHLRHLLIAQNLSDRVGEGRACWSLGNAYASLGNHDKALTFAKKHLEISKDLTPDGKRPGLSLPQKTTMKASVGEEDDSFFELLSRFQSKRMDDQRCSLTVDNKENRNTNNIPYNNETPEDLIDMIAGMQSKRMDEQRVSLPHLPGLQSNSRQILSDPHRSNSVNSVPDDNFLDQLVRCQDSRLEDQRSPLPVAAVDAETDPPPPTNSSKSGATVPDEDFFSLIMRFQSGRMDDQRASVPRRETRIANGSVPHPPDNLNNNLRNSSTKKKK comes from the exons atgtctaGTACTAGTGTTGATAATGTATCGGGAGAAGCTCAG gaGTATGATGGATCAGGTAATATGTGTCTGGAATTGGCATTAGAAGGTGAACGTTTATGTAAAGCTGGCGATTGTAAAGCAGGAGTGGCTTTTTTTCAAGCTGCCATACAAGCCGGTACCGACGATTTAAGAACTCTCAGTGCCATTTACAGTCAATTAGGAAATGCATACTTTTATTTAGGAGACTATGGAAAAGCCATGCAATATCATAAGCACGACTTGACTCTAGCAag gACAATGGGGGATAAACTTGGAGAAGCAAAATCTTCAGGTAATTTAGGTAATACTCTCAAAGTAATGGGCAAATTTGATGAAGCAGTTGTTTGTTGTAAAAGACATCTTGAGTTGTCTAGAGAATTAGAAGACAAATTAAGTGAAGGAAGGGCTCTTTATAACTTGGGAAATGTGTATCATGCCAAAGGAAAACACATAGGGAGAGTTGGTAATAAGGATCCAGGAGATTTTCCTGAAGATGTGAAAAGTTGTTTACTTCAAGCTGTAACATATTACGA AGAGAATTTAGCATTAATGCAAGACTTAGGGGATGTTGCTGCTCAAGGTCGAGCATGCGGGAATTTAGGTAATACTTTTTACCTTTTGGGAGATTTTGCACAAGCTATTCATTACCACGAAGAACGATTGTCAATAGCCAGACAGTTTGGAGATAAAGCCGCCGAAAGGAGAGCTCACAGCAATCTAGGAAACTCTCACATCTTCATGGGTCAGTTTGAAGAAGCTGCTCATCATTACAA acGCACTCTTTCCCTGGCCCAAGAACTTTGTGATCCAGCTATTGAAGCACAAGCTTGTTATAGTTTAGGAAACACTTACACTCTGCTTAGGAACTACGATGCTGCCATAGAATATCATTTGAGGCATCTTCTGATTGCACAGAATCTCTCAGATAGAGTTGGGGAAGGAAGAGCTTGTTGGTCATTGGGTAACGCGTACGCTTCATTGGGTAATCATGATAAAGCTTTGACTTTTGCCAAGAAACATTTGGAAATTAGCAAAGAC ttAACTCCAGATGGAAAACGACCGGGTTTGTCGTTGCCTCAAAAAACTACCATGAAAGCCTCAGTGGGGGAAGAAGACGATTCGTTCTTCGAACTGTTATCCAGATTCCAATCGAAAAGAATGGACGATCAACGTTGTTCTCTAACTGTCGataacaaagaaaacagaaaCACAAACAACATTCCGTATAACAACGAAACTCCTGAAGATTTAATTGATATGATAGCCGGAATGCAGAGCAAGAGAATGGACGAACAGAGAGTATCTTTACCTCATTTACCTG GTTTGCAATCGAATTCTCGTCAAATATTGTCGGATCCGCATCGTTCTAACAGTGTAAACAGTGTTCCCGATGACAATTTCTTAGATCAGTTAGTCCGTTGTCAAGATTCTCGTTTGGAAGATCAGAGATCTCCGTTGCCTGTCGCCGCCGTTGACGCAGAAACTGATCCCCCGCCGCCAACGAATAGTAGTAAAAGCGGAGCCACCGTCCCCGATGAAGATTTCTTTTCGTTAATTATGAGATTTCAATCTGGTAGGATGGACGACCAACGTGCTTCCGTACCAAGAAGAGAAACAAG aatagCAAATGGTAGTGTACCTCATCCTCCTGATAatttaaacaacaatttaaGGAATTCTTCgaccaaaaagaaaaagtaa
- the LOC130896822 gene encoding G-protein-signaling modulator 2 isoform X2, whose translation MSSTSVDNVSGEAQEYDGSGNMCLELALEGERLCKAGDCKAGVAFFQAAIQAGTDDLRTLSAIYSQLGNAYFYLGDYGKAMQYHKHDLTLARTMGDKLGEAKSSGNLGNTLKVMGKFDEAVVCCKRHLELSRELEDKLSEGRALYNLGNVYHAKGKHIGRVGNKDPGDFPEDVKSCLLQAVTYYEENLALMQDLGDVAAQGRACGNLGNTFYLLGDFAQAIHYHEERLSIARQFGDKAAERRAHSNLGNSHIFMGQFEEAAHHYKRTLSLAQELCDPAIEAQACYSLGNTYTLLRNYDAAIEYHLRHLLIAQNLSDRVGEGRACWSLGNAYASLGNHDKALTFAKKHLEISKDLGDSMGEATAKMNISDLKKILDIPESPSDDTESTKSDASNNLTPDGKRPGLSLPQKTTMKASVGEEDDSFFELLSRFQSKRMDDQRCSLTVDNKENRNTNNIPYNNETPEDLIDMIAGMQSKRMDEQRVSLPHLPGLQSNSRQILSDPHRSNSVNSVPDDNFLDQLVRCQDSRLEDQRSPLPVAAVDAETDPPPPTNSSKSGATVPDEDFFSLIMRFQSGRMDDQRASVPRRETRIANGSVPHPPDNLNNNLRNSSTKKKK comes from the exons atgtctaGTACTAGTGTTGATAATGTATCGGGAGAAGCTCAG gaGTATGATGGATCAGGTAATATGTGTCTGGAATTGGCATTAGAAGGTGAACGTTTATGTAAAGCTGGCGATTGTAAAGCAGGAGTGGCTTTTTTTCAAGCTGCCATACAAGCCGGTACCGACGATTTAAGAACTCTCAGTGCCATTTACAGTCAATTAGGAAATGCATACTTTTATTTAGGAGACTATGGAAAAGCCATGCAATATCATAAGCACGACTTGACTCTAGCAag gACAATGGGGGATAAACTTGGAGAAGCAAAATCTTCAGGTAATTTAGGTAATACTCTCAAAGTAATGGGCAAATTTGATGAAGCAGTTGTTTGTTGTAAAAGACATCTTGAGTTGTCTAGAGAATTAGAAGACAAATTAAGTGAAGGAAGGGCTCTTTATAACTTGGGAAATGTGTATCATGCCAAAGGAAAACACATAGGGAGAGTTGGTAATAAGGATCCAGGAGATTTTCCTGAAGATGTGAAAAGTTGTTTACTTCAAGCTGTAACATATTACGA AGAGAATTTAGCATTAATGCAAGACTTAGGGGATGTTGCTGCTCAAGGTCGAGCATGCGGGAATTTAGGTAATACTTTTTACCTTTTGGGAGATTTTGCACAAGCTATTCATTACCACGAAGAACGATTGTCAATAGCCAGACAGTTTGGAGATAAAGCCGCCGAAAGGAGAGCTCACAGCAATCTAGGAAACTCTCACATCTTCATGGGTCAGTTTGAAGAAGCTGCTCATCATTACAA acGCACTCTTTCCCTGGCCCAAGAACTTTGTGATCCAGCTATTGAAGCACAAGCTTGTTATAGTTTAGGAAACACTTACACTCTGCTTAGGAACTACGATGCTGCCATAGAATATCATTTGAGGCATCTTCTGATTGCACAGAATCTCTCAGATAGAGTTGGGGAAGGAAGAGCTTGTTGGTCATTGGGTAACGCGTACGCTTCATTGGGTAATCATGATAAAGCTTTGACTTTTGCCAAGAAACATTTGGAAATTAGCAAAGAC ttgGGTGATTCGATGGGAGAAGCTACAGCCAAAATGAATATatcagatttgaaaaaaattttagatatacCAGAAAGTCCGAGCGATGATACAGAGTCAACTAAATCGGATGCTTCGAATAAT ttAACTCCAGATGGAAAACGACCGGGTTTGTCGTTGCCTCAAAAAACTACCATGAAAGCCTCAGTGGGGGAAGAAGACGATTCGTTCTTCGAACTGTTATCCAGATTCCAATCGAAAAGAATGGACGATCAACGTTGTTCTCTAACTGTCGataacaaagaaaacagaaaCACAAACAACATTCCGTATAACAACGAAACTCCTGAAGATTTAATTGATATGATAGCCGGAATGCAGAGCAAGAGAATGGACGAACAGAGAGTATCTTTACCTCATTTACCTG GTTTGCAATCGAATTCTCGTCAAATATTGTCGGATCCGCATCGTTCTAACAGTGTAAACAGTGTTCCCGATGACAATTTCTTAGATCAGTTAGTCCGTTGTCAAGATTCTCGTTTGGAAGATCAGAGATCTCCGTTGCCTGTCGCCGCCGTTGACGCAGAAACTGATCCCCCGCCGCCAACGAATAGTAGTAAAAGCGGAGCCACCGTCCCCGATGAAGATTTCTTTTCGTTAATTATGAGATTTCAATCTGGTAGGATGGACGACCAACGTGCTTCCGTACCAAGAAGAGAAACAAG aatagCAAATGGTAGTGTACCTCATCCTCCTGATAatttaaacaacaatttaaGGAATTCTTCgaccaaaaagaaaaagtaa
- the LOC130896822 gene encoding G-protein-signaling modulator 2 isoform X1 translates to MSSTSVDNVSGEAQEYDGSGNMCLELALEGERLCKAGDCKAGVAFFQAAIQAGTDDLRTLSAIYSQLGNAYFYLGDYGKAMQYHKHDLTLARTMGDKLGEAKSSGNLGNTLKVMGKFDEAVVCCKRHLELSRELEDKLSEGRALYNLGNVYHAKGKHIGRVGNKDPGDFPEDVKSCLLQAVTYYEENLALMQDLGDVAAQGRACGNLGNTFYLLGDFAQAIHYHEERLSIARQFGDKAAERRAHSNLGNSHIFMGQFEEAAHHYKRTLSLAQELCDPAIEAQACYSLGNTYTLLRNYDAAIEYHLRHLLIAQNLSDRVGEGRACWSLGNAYASLGNHDKALTFAKKHLEISKDLGDSMGEATAKMNISDLKKILDIPESPSDDTESTKSDASNNVGQSYVQRVRRESMEQLSLIKLTPDGKRPGLSLPQKTTMKASVGEEDDSFFELLSRFQSKRMDDQRCSLTVDNKENRNTNNIPYNNETPEDLIDMIAGMQSKRMDEQRVSLPHLPGLQSNSRQILSDPHRSNSVNSVPDDNFLDQLVRCQDSRLEDQRSPLPVAAVDAETDPPPPTNSSKSGATVPDEDFFSLIMRFQSGRMDDQRASVPRRETRIANGSVPHPPDNLNNNLRNSSTKKKK, encoded by the exons atgtctaGTACTAGTGTTGATAATGTATCGGGAGAAGCTCAG gaGTATGATGGATCAGGTAATATGTGTCTGGAATTGGCATTAGAAGGTGAACGTTTATGTAAAGCTGGCGATTGTAAAGCAGGAGTGGCTTTTTTTCAAGCTGCCATACAAGCCGGTACCGACGATTTAAGAACTCTCAGTGCCATTTACAGTCAATTAGGAAATGCATACTTTTATTTAGGAGACTATGGAAAAGCCATGCAATATCATAAGCACGACTTGACTCTAGCAag gACAATGGGGGATAAACTTGGAGAAGCAAAATCTTCAGGTAATTTAGGTAATACTCTCAAAGTAATGGGCAAATTTGATGAAGCAGTTGTTTGTTGTAAAAGACATCTTGAGTTGTCTAGAGAATTAGAAGACAAATTAAGTGAAGGAAGGGCTCTTTATAACTTGGGAAATGTGTATCATGCCAAAGGAAAACACATAGGGAGAGTTGGTAATAAGGATCCAGGAGATTTTCCTGAAGATGTGAAAAGTTGTTTACTTCAAGCTGTAACATATTACGA AGAGAATTTAGCATTAATGCAAGACTTAGGGGATGTTGCTGCTCAAGGTCGAGCATGCGGGAATTTAGGTAATACTTTTTACCTTTTGGGAGATTTTGCACAAGCTATTCATTACCACGAAGAACGATTGTCAATAGCCAGACAGTTTGGAGATAAAGCCGCCGAAAGGAGAGCTCACAGCAATCTAGGAAACTCTCACATCTTCATGGGTCAGTTTGAAGAAGCTGCTCATCATTACAA acGCACTCTTTCCCTGGCCCAAGAACTTTGTGATCCAGCTATTGAAGCACAAGCTTGTTATAGTTTAGGAAACACTTACACTCTGCTTAGGAACTACGATGCTGCCATAGAATATCATTTGAGGCATCTTCTGATTGCACAGAATCTCTCAGATAGAGTTGGGGAAGGAAGAGCTTGTTGGTCATTGGGTAACGCGTACGCTTCATTGGGTAATCATGATAAAGCTTTGACTTTTGCCAAGAAACATTTGGAAATTAGCAAAGAC ttgGGTGATTCGATGGGAGAAGCTACAGCCAAAATGAATATatcagatttgaaaaaaattttagatatacCAGAAAGTCCGAGCGATGATACAGAGTCAACTAAATCGGATGCTTCGAATAATGTAGGTCAATCGTATGTTCAAAGGGTGAGACGTGAAAGCATGGAACAGCTTAGTCTGATTAAG ttAACTCCAGATGGAAAACGACCGGGTTTGTCGTTGCCTCAAAAAACTACCATGAAAGCCTCAGTGGGGGAAGAAGACGATTCGTTCTTCGAACTGTTATCCAGATTCCAATCGAAAAGAATGGACGATCAACGTTGTTCTCTAACTGTCGataacaaagaaaacagaaaCACAAACAACATTCCGTATAACAACGAAACTCCTGAAGATTTAATTGATATGATAGCCGGAATGCAGAGCAAGAGAATGGACGAACAGAGAGTATCTTTACCTCATTTACCTG GTTTGCAATCGAATTCTCGTCAAATATTGTCGGATCCGCATCGTTCTAACAGTGTAAACAGTGTTCCCGATGACAATTTCTTAGATCAGTTAGTCCGTTGTCAAGATTCTCGTTTGGAAGATCAGAGATCTCCGTTGCCTGTCGCCGCCGTTGACGCAGAAACTGATCCCCCGCCGCCAACGAATAGTAGTAAAAGCGGAGCCACCGTCCCCGATGAAGATTTCTTTTCGTTAATTATGAGATTTCAATCTGGTAGGATGGACGACCAACGTGCTTCCGTACCAAGAAGAGAAACAAG aatagCAAATGGTAGTGTACCTCATCCTCCTGATAatttaaacaacaatttaaGGAATTCTTCgaccaaaaagaaaaagtaa
- the LOC130896822 gene encoding G-protein-signaling modulator 2 isoform X3, translating to MCLELALEGERLCKAGDCKAGVAFFQAAIQAGTDDLRTLSAIYSQLGNAYFYLGDYGKAMQYHKHDLTLARTMGDKLGEAKSSGNLGNTLKVMGKFDEAVVCCKRHLELSRELEDKLSEGRALYNLGNVYHAKGKHIGRVGNKDPGDFPEDVKSCLLQAVTYYEENLALMQDLGDVAAQGRACGNLGNTFYLLGDFAQAIHYHEERLSIARQFGDKAAERRAHSNLGNSHIFMGQFEEAAHHYKRTLSLAQELCDPAIEAQACYSLGNTYTLLRNYDAAIEYHLRHLLIAQNLSDRVGEGRACWSLGNAYASLGNHDKALTFAKKHLEISKDLGDSMGEATAKMNISDLKKILDIPESPSDDTESTKSDASNNVGQSYVQRVRRESMEQLSLIKLTPDGKRPGLSLPQKTTMKASVGEEDDSFFELLSRFQSKRMDDQRCSLTVDNKENRNTNNIPYNNETPEDLIDMIAGMQSKRMDEQRVSLPHLPGLQSNSRQILSDPHRSNSVNSVPDDNFLDQLVRCQDSRLEDQRSPLPVAAVDAETDPPPPTNSSKSGATVPDEDFFSLIMRFQSGRMDDQRASVPRRETRIANGSVPHPPDNLNNNLRNSSTKKKK from the exons ATGTGTCTGGAATTGGCATTAGAAGGTGAACGTTTATGTAAAGCTGGCGATTGTAAAGCAGGAGTGGCTTTTTTTCAAGCTGCCATACAAGCCGGTACCGACGATTTAAGAACTCTCAGTGCCATTTACAGTCAATTAGGAAATGCATACTTTTATTTAGGAGACTATGGAAAAGCCATGCAATATCATAAGCACGACTTGACTCTAGCAag gACAATGGGGGATAAACTTGGAGAAGCAAAATCTTCAGGTAATTTAGGTAATACTCTCAAAGTAATGGGCAAATTTGATGAAGCAGTTGTTTGTTGTAAAAGACATCTTGAGTTGTCTAGAGAATTAGAAGACAAATTAAGTGAAGGAAGGGCTCTTTATAACTTGGGAAATGTGTATCATGCCAAAGGAAAACACATAGGGAGAGTTGGTAATAAGGATCCAGGAGATTTTCCTGAAGATGTGAAAAGTTGTTTACTTCAAGCTGTAACATATTACGA AGAGAATTTAGCATTAATGCAAGACTTAGGGGATGTTGCTGCTCAAGGTCGAGCATGCGGGAATTTAGGTAATACTTTTTACCTTTTGGGAGATTTTGCACAAGCTATTCATTACCACGAAGAACGATTGTCAATAGCCAGACAGTTTGGAGATAAAGCCGCCGAAAGGAGAGCTCACAGCAATCTAGGAAACTCTCACATCTTCATGGGTCAGTTTGAAGAAGCTGCTCATCATTACAA acGCACTCTTTCCCTGGCCCAAGAACTTTGTGATCCAGCTATTGAAGCACAAGCTTGTTATAGTTTAGGAAACACTTACACTCTGCTTAGGAACTACGATGCTGCCATAGAATATCATTTGAGGCATCTTCTGATTGCACAGAATCTCTCAGATAGAGTTGGGGAAGGAAGAGCTTGTTGGTCATTGGGTAACGCGTACGCTTCATTGGGTAATCATGATAAAGCTTTGACTTTTGCCAAGAAACATTTGGAAATTAGCAAAGAC ttgGGTGATTCGATGGGAGAAGCTACAGCCAAAATGAATATatcagatttgaaaaaaattttagatatacCAGAAAGTCCGAGCGATGATACAGAGTCAACTAAATCGGATGCTTCGAATAATGTAGGTCAATCGTATGTTCAAAGGGTGAGACGTGAAAGCATGGAACAGCTTAGTCTGATTAAG ttAACTCCAGATGGAAAACGACCGGGTTTGTCGTTGCCTCAAAAAACTACCATGAAAGCCTCAGTGGGGGAAGAAGACGATTCGTTCTTCGAACTGTTATCCAGATTCCAATCGAAAAGAATGGACGATCAACGTTGTTCTCTAACTGTCGataacaaagaaaacagaaaCACAAACAACATTCCGTATAACAACGAAACTCCTGAAGATTTAATTGATATGATAGCCGGAATGCAGAGCAAGAGAATGGACGAACAGAGAGTATCTTTACCTCATTTACCTG GTTTGCAATCGAATTCTCGTCAAATATTGTCGGATCCGCATCGTTCTAACAGTGTAAACAGTGTTCCCGATGACAATTTCTTAGATCAGTTAGTCCGTTGTCAAGATTCTCGTTTGGAAGATCAGAGATCTCCGTTGCCTGTCGCCGCCGTTGACGCAGAAACTGATCCCCCGCCGCCAACGAATAGTAGTAAAAGCGGAGCCACCGTCCCCGATGAAGATTTCTTTTCGTTAATTATGAGATTTCAATCTGGTAGGATGGACGACCAACGTGCTTCCGTACCAAGAAGAGAAACAAG aatagCAAATGGTAGTGTACCTCATCCTCCTGATAatttaaacaacaatttaaGGAATTCTTCgaccaaaaagaaaaagtaa